From Poecile atricapillus isolate bPoeAtr1 chromosome 13, bPoeAtr1.hap1, whole genome shotgun sequence, one genomic window encodes:
- the LOC131584191 gene encoding E3 ubiquitin-protein ligase Midline-1-like isoform X1, whose amino-acid sequence MAKAREGCGWADNLEAELTCPICLGLYQEPVSLSCGHSFCRQCIEKVLGTQQNSQSPCPTCRTCLGPSLELQKNFKLDSIVQAFQATTSDEQRAVREGLQQDEGAKEGESEVVPCEYCLDEPQPALKTCLVCEVSLCRVHLSKHNARGFHQEHVLVEVGAGKAEERRCQDHGKLLECYCLAEEECICVLCCVAGTHKGHKVVTMKEGHDRQLVKLIDTMKQLEVSKNNLVTALEDLQESENQIKINTKSLTSQLEELFEKVKTELDEKMTMILSDIQSNEEAKLAVVANTRKEIEQNRDQAEQNLQALQEIKEQPDVFLFFKELKPVTDRIASLDLYTKSVKVEKVQLDQRMLAEYETRRRRLMLHLDSVLADVRDKLHQLNGAEQEGIIEKEHRKNLSENFNSINARYKKDRKKCHQNSGWEALYYHDDF is encoded by the exons ATGGCTAAAGCTCGGGAGGGATGTGGATGGGCTGACAACCTGGAGGCCGAGCTCACCTGCCCCATCTGCCTCGGGCTGTACCAGGAGCCGGTGTCGCTGAGCTGCGGCCACAGCTTCTGCCGGCAGTGCATTGAGAAGGTGCTGGGAACccagcagaattcccagagccCCTGCCCCACATGCAGGACCTGCCTGgggcccagcctggagctgcagaagaaCTTCAAGCTGGACAGCATCGTGCAGGCTTTTCAGGCCACCACTTCTGACGAACAACGGGCTGTAAGGGAAGGCCTGCAGCAGGACGAAGGCGCCAAGGAGGGGGAGAGCGAAGTGGTTCCCTGCGAGTATTGCCTGGATGAGCCCCAGCCGGCCCTGAAAACCTGCCTGGTTTGCGAGGTCAGCCTGTGCCGGGTCCATCTGAGCAAACACAACGCCAGGGGTTTCCATCAGGAACACGTCCTGGtggaggtgggagcagggaaggcGGAGGAGAGGAGGTGCCAGGATCACGGCAAGCTGCTGGAGTGTTACTGCCTGGCAGAGGAGGAGTGCATCTGCGTTCTCTGCTGCGTCGCCGGGACACACAAGGGCCACAAGGTCGTCACCATGAAGGAGGGACACGACAGACAGCTG GTTAAACTCATCGACACCATGAAACAGCTGGAGGTAtccaaaaataatttagttaCTGCTCTAGAAGATCTTCAGGAAAGCGAGAATCAGATCAAG ATCAATACCAAATCACTGACTTCTCAGCTGGAAGAACTGTTTGAAAAAGTAAAGACGGAGCTTGATGAGAAAATGACAATGATACTGAGTGACATTCAATCTAATGAGGAAGCAAAACTGGCAGTCGTTGCCAACACAAGGAAGGAAATTGAACAGAATAGAGACCAGGCTGAGCAGAATCTTCAAGCTTTGCAGGAGATAAAAGAGCAACCAgatgttttcctcttcttcaaA GAACTGAAACCGGTCACAGACAG GATTGCCAGTCTGGATCTGTACACTAAGAGTGTGAAGGTGGAGAAAGTGCAGCTGGATCAGAGAATGCTTGCCGAGTATGAAACCCGGAGAAGGAGGTTAATGCTGCACCTGGACTCTGTGCTGGCCGATGTGCGCG ataaactCCACCAACTAAATGGAGCGGAGCAG GAAGGCATCATCGAGAAGGAACATCGTAAAAACTTGTCtgagaattttaattctattaacGCCAGATATAAGAAAGATAGGAAAAAATGTCACCAGAACTCAGGATGGGAAGCATTGTATTATCATGATGACTTCTAA
- the LOC131584191 gene encoding probable E3 ubiquitin-protein ligase MID2 isoform X2 produces MAKAREGCGWADNLEAELTCPICLGLYQEPVSLSCGHSFCRQCIEKVLGTQQNSQSPCPTCRTCLGPSLELQKNFKLDSIVQAFQATTSDEQRAVREGLQQDEGAKEGESEVVPCEYCLDEPQPALKTCLVCEVSLCRVHLSKHNARGFHQEHVLVEVGAGKAEERRCQDHGKLLECYCLAEEECICVLCCVAGTHKGHKVVTMKEGHDRQLVKLIDTMKQLEVSKNNLVTALEDLQESENQIKINTKSLTSQLEELFEKVKTELDEKMTMILSDIQSNEEAKLAVVANTRKEIEQNRDQAEQNLQALQEIKEQPDVFLFFKELKPVTDSCNSLVQHHTSSSRSTSSFAAALEAPAA; encoded by the exons ATGGCTAAAGCTCGGGAGGGATGTGGATGGGCTGACAACCTGGAGGCCGAGCTCACCTGCCCCATCTGCCTCGGGCTGTACCAGGAGCCGGTGTCGCTGAGCTGCGGCCACAGCTTCTGCCGGCAGTGCATTGAGAAGGTGCTGGGAACccagcagaattcccagagccCCTGCCCCACATGCAGGACCTGCCTGgggcccagcctggagctgcagaagaaCTTCAAGCTGGACAGCATCGTGCAGGCTTTTCAGGCCACCACTTCTGACGAACAACGGGCTGTAAGGGAAGGCCTGCAGCAGGACGAAGGCGCCAAGGAGGGGGAGAGCGAAGTGGTTCCCTGCGAGTATTGCCTGGATGAGCCCCAGCCGGCCCTGAAAACCTGCCTGGTTTGCGAGGTCAGCCTGTGCCGGGTCCATCTGAGCAAACACAACGCCAGGGGTTTCCATCAGGAACACGTCCTGGtggaggtgggagcagggaaggcGGAGGAGAGGAGGTGCCAGGATCACGGCAAGCTGCTGGAGTGTTACTGCCTGGCAGAGGAGGAGTGCATCTGCGTTCTCTGCTGCGTCGCCGGGACACACAAGGGCCACAAGGTCGTCACCATGAAGGAGGGACACGACAGACAGCTG GTTAAACTCATCGACACCATGAAACAGCTGGAGGTAtccaaaaataatttagttaCTGCTCTAGAAGATCTTCAGGAAAGCGAGAATCAGATCAAG ATCAATACCAAATCACTGACTTCTCAGCTGGAAGAACTGTTTGAAAAAGTAAAGACGGAGCTTGATGAGAAAATGACAATGATACTGAGTGACATTCAATCTAATGAGGAAGCAAAACTGGCAGTCGTTGCCAACACAAGGAAGGAAATTGAACAGAATAGAGACCAGGCTGAGCAGAATCTTCAAGCTTTGCAGGAGATAAAAGAGCAACCAgatgttttcctcttcttcaaA GAACTGAAACCGGTCACAGACAG CTGTAATTCACTGGTGCAGCACCACACCAGCAGTTCCAGATCCACAAGCAGctttgcagcagcactggaggcCCCAGCTGCATAA
- the SLC26A2 gene encoding sulfate transporter codes for MTEANNIHAVTEGPEGDDAKCSFHHRMFLEPQEKKRSMKALLVKKAKKTCSCTPAKIKDCVLGFFPILQWLPKYKIREYLLGDVMSGVIVGVLLVPQSIAYSLLAGLEPIYGLYTSFFSCIIYCIFGTSRHISVSIFGVVCLMVGQVVDREVERAGYELEPAVPAVGTGMGTGIGNSTGNGTAPEPLCDKSCYAMAVAATLTFISGVYQVAMGFFQVGFVSVYLSDSLLSGFVTGASITVLTSQVKYLLGLDIPRSGGVGSLITTWINIFRNIHRTTVCDLITSFLCFLVLIPAKELNERFKSKLKAPIPVELFVVVAATLASHFGKLRENYGSSISGHIPTGFLPPRPPDWSLLPSVALDAIPVAIIGFAITVSLSEMFAKKHGYSVRANQEMYAIGFCNIIPSFFHCFTTSAALAKTLVKESTGCRTQVSGMVTSLVILLVLLVIAPLFYSLQKCVLAVITIVNLRGALRKFRDLPKMWHLSRVDTVIWGVTMAATALISTEIGLLVGVCFSMLCVIFRTQRPEAPLLGWVAESETYESLSAYKNLQTKPGVVVFRFEAPLYYINKECFKSALYKQTGVNPVWVKAAKKKAEKKMLREKEAGAGDNQSSIPVDFGWDPVGFHTIVIDCCAVQFLDTAGIRTLKEVCKDYGDIDVRVLLAQCNPSVRSSLLRGELFKEGEDHLLFHSVHQAVDFALGTQGHRAAKN; via the exons ATGACAGAGGCCAACAATATCCATGCAGTGACAGAAGGGCCAGAAGGAGATGATGCCAAGTGCAGTTTCCATCACAGAATGTTCCTGGAACCCCAAGAGAAGAAGAGGAGCATGAAGGCTCTGCTGGttaaaaaagccaagaaaactTGCAGCTGCACCCCAGCCAAAATTAAAGattgtgttttggggtttttccccatcTTACAGTGGCTTCCTAAATACAAAATCAGGGAGTATCTCCTGGGGGATGTCATGTCTGGTGTGATCGTGGGGGTCCTGCTGGTCCCACAGTCCATTGCCTACTCTCTCTTGGCTGGCCTGGAGCCCATTTATGGCCTGTACacctcctttttctcctgcatcATTTACTGCATCTTTGGCACCTCCCGCCACATCTCCGTGAGCATCTTCGGGGTGGTTTGCCTGATGGTGGGACAGGTGGTGGATCGGGAAGTAGAGAGAGCTGGCTACGAGCtggagccagctgtgccagctgtgggCACCGGGATGGGCACCGGGATCGGGAACAGCACCGGGAACGGGACAGCACCGGAGCCGCTCTGTGACAAAAGCTGCTACGCCATGGCCGTGGCTGCCACCCTGACCTTCATCTCTGGAGTTTACCAG GTGGCCATGGGTTTCTTCCAAGTGGGCTTTGTCTCCGTGTACCTCTCGGATTCGCTGCTGAGTGGATTTGTCACAGGGGCCTCCATCACTGTCCTGACCTCACAAGTCAAGTACCTGCTGGGCCTGGACATTCCTCGGAGCGGGGGCGTCGGCTCCCTCATCACCACCTGGATCAACATCTTCAGAAACATCCACAGGACCACCGTCTGTGACCTCATCACCAGCTTCTTGTGCTTCCTGGTGCTGATCCCAGCCAAAGAGCTTAACGAGCGCTTCAAGTCCAAGCTCAAGGCTCCGATTCCGGTGGAACTCTTTGTGGTTGTGGCAGCCACTCTGGCATCTCACTTTGGGAAGCTGAGAGAGAATTACGGCTCCAGCATTTCCGGGCACATCCCCACAGGGTTTCTGCCGCCGCGCCCTCCAGACTGGAGCCTGCTGCCCAGCGTGGCCTTGGACGCCATCCCCGTCGCCATCATTGGCTTTGCCATCACCGTGTCCCTCTCGGAGATGTTTGCCAAGAAGCACGGATACTCGGTGAGGGCCAACCAGGAGATGTACGCCATTGGCTTCTGCAACATCATTCCCTCCTTCTTCCACTGCTTCACAACCAGCGCGGCTCTCGCCAAGACCCTGGTCAAGGAGTCCACGGGCTGTAGGACCCAAGTGTCCGGCATGGTGACCAGTTTGGTGATCCTCCTGGTCCTCCTCGTGATCGCACCTTTGTTTTACTCCCTGCAGAAATGCGTCCTCGCCGTCATAACCATCGTCAACCTCCGCGGAGCCCTGCGCAAGTTCAGGGACCTGCCCAAGATGTGGCACCTGAGCAGGGTGGACACGGTGATCTGGGGGGTCACCATGGCAGCCACGGCGCTCATCAGCACCGAGATCGGGCTCCTGGTGGGGGTTTGCTTCTCCATGCTCTGCGTGATCTTCCGGACCCAGCGGCCAGAGGCGCCgctgctgggctgggtggcTGAATCGGAGACCTACGAGTCCCTCTCCGCCTACAAGAACCTGCAAACCAAGCCTGGGGTTGTGGTGTTCCGATTTGAAGCCCCCCTCTACTACATCAACAAGGAGTGCTTCAAATCCGCCCTCTACAAGCAAACCGGGGTCAACCCCGTGTGGGTGAAGGCAGCCAAGAAGAAAGCGGAGAAAAAAATGCTCAGGGAGAAGGAGGCGGGGGCTGGGGACAACCAGAGCAGCATCCCcgtggattttgggtgggatcCCGTGGGGTTTCACACCATAGTGATCGACTGCTGCGCCGTGCAGTTCCTGGACACGGCCGGGATCCGCACGCTCAAGGAGGTCTGCAAGGACTACGGGGACATCGATGTCCGCGTGCTGCTGGCCCAGTGCAACCCTTCTGTCAGGAGCTCCCTGCTCCGAGGAGAGCTCTTCAAAGAGGGGGAGGACCACCTGCTCTTCCACAGCGTGCACCAGGCCGTGGACTTCGCCCTGGGCACGCAGGGGCACCGTGCTGCGAAGAACTAG
- the LOC131584019 gene encoding sulfate transporter-like, with protein MEDTSSKAQEAPATFITLEEQEPRGCSSSRELILERARAACSCSPRCLGSSLRRLLPVLEWLPRYSPRTQLLGDVVSGLLVGIVAIPQSISYSLLANQDPIYGIYTNFFCNIIYAATATSRHASVGSFGVLCLMVGQSVTRHLQLAGYGDSGAALGDNSSSPRNGTEACDRSCYAITVALSLSFLVGLYQVLLGLLQMGFVAVYLSEPLLGGFVTGSSLTIITSQMKYLLGLKIPRHEGVGSFILTWVDLFRHIHSTNICDLLTSLVALAIIVPVKELNERYKERMKAPFPIELLVVIVATVVSHYFNFEQRYQAAVCGDIPTGFRKPTVPDSSLFPSLALDALPIAVIGFAMTVSLAEIFGKKHGYAVSANQEMIAIGMCNLIPSFFYCFASSAALTKTLLKESTGSQTQVSGLVTSLVLLLVLLWISPLFYSLQTSILGVVTIVNLRGGLSKFRDTPRMWQLSKLDTVVWWATMLCSTLVTTEIGLLVGVCFSLLCIIFRTQRPRATLLGKVSNREIYEDQATYKQLSSIANIKIFRFECSLYYVNKDYFRAVLYQKTGVNPVLLATSHPGPGATTDTGSSRSSGDGFGCLKQARRRAETPPARPPCRDMHTLILDCGAMQFIDTAGLSVLKETHHDYLGVGVQVLLANCNPSIRRQLREGGWAGQAGTGGQLPFHSIHDAVQFAERCHRGDSRDAQAALPEPGDVNLQVSL; from the exons ATGGAGGACACGTCCAGCAAAGCTCAGGAGGCTCCTGCCACTTTTATCaccctggaggagcaggagccccgaggctgcagcagcagcagggagctgatcCTGGAGCGagccagagctgcctgcagctgcagcccccgaTGCCTGGGCAGTTCCCTGCGCCGGCTGCTGCCCGTGCTGGAGTGGCTGCCCCGCTACAGCCCCCGCACCCAACTGCTCGGGGACGTCGTTTCGGGGCTCCTGGTGGGGATTGTGGCCATCCCTCAGTCCATCTCCTACTCCCTGCTGGCCAACCAGGACCCCATCTACGGCATCTACACCAACTTCTTCTGCAACATCATCTACGCGGCCACGGCCACGTCGCGCCACGCCAGCGTGGGCTCCTTCGGGGTGCTGTGTCTCATGGTGGGGCAGTCGGTGACGCGCCACCTGCAGCTGGCAGGGTACGGGGACAGCGGTGCTGCCCTCGGGGACAACTCCAGCTCCCCCAGGAACGGGACAGAGGCCTGTGACAGGAGCTGCTACGCCATCACCGTGGCCCTCTCCTTGAGCTTTCTGGTTGGTCTTTACCAG GTCCTGCTGGGGCTTTTACAGATGGGCTTCGTGGCTGTCTACCTGTCAGAGCCTCTGCTGGGGGGCTTCGTGACCGGCTCCAGCCTCACCATCATCACCTCCCAGATGAAATATCTGCTGGGCCTGAAAATCCCTCGTCACGAGGGGGTGGGCTCCTTCATCCTCACCTGGGTGGACCTTTTCAGGCACATCCACAGCACCAACATCTGTGACCTGCTCACCAGCCTGGTGGCTTTGGCCATCATAGTGCCCGTCAAGGAGCTCAACGAGCGCTACAAGGAGAGGATGAAGGCCCCGTTCCCCATCGAGCTGCTGGTGGTCATCGTAGCCACGGTCGTCTCCCACTACTTTAACTTTGAGCAGCGCTACCAGGCCGCTGTGTGTGGGGACATCCCCACGGGTTTCAGGAAGCCCACTGTCCCTGACAGCAgcctgtttcccagcctggcactggaCGCTCTGCCCATCGCTGTCATTGGCTTCGCCATGACCGTGTCCCTGGCAGAAATCTTCGGCAAAAAGCACGGCTACGCCGTCAGCGCCAACCAGGAGATGATCGCCATCGGCATGTGCAACCTCATCCCTTCCTTCTTCTACTGCtttgccagctctgctgccctgacCAAGACGCTGCTGAAGGAGTCCACGGGGAGCCAGACCCAGGTGTCGGGGCTGGTCAcctccctggtgctgctgctggtgctgctgtggatCTCCCCGCTCTTCTACTCGCTCCAGACCTCCATCCTGGGGGTGGTCACCATCGTCAACCTGCGGGGCGGCCTCAGCAAGTTCCGGGACACCCCCAGGATGTGGCAGCTCAGCAAGCTGGACACGGTGGTGTGGTGGGCAACCATGCTGTGCTCCACGCTGGTCACCACGGAGATCGGGCTCCTCGTGGGCGTTTgcttctccctgctctgcatcATCTTCCGCACGCAGAGACCCCGGGCCACGCTCCTGGGCAAGGTCAGCAACAGGGAGATCTACGAGGACCAGGCCACCTACAAACAGCTCAGCAGCATCGCCAACATCAAAATCTTCCGCTTCGAGTGCTCCCTCTACTACGTCAACAAGGATTatttcagggctgtgctgtacCAGAAAACCGGGGTCAATCCCGTGCTGCTGGCCACCAGCCACCCCGGCCCGGGGGCCACCACagacacaggcagcagcaggagctctggggaTGGGTTTGGCTGCCTGAAGCAGGCCAGGAGAAGGGCTGAGACACCTCCAGCCCGTCCCCCCTGCAGGGACATGCACACCCTAATCCTGGACTGCGGGGCCATGCAGTTCATAGACACCGCGGGGCTCTCTGTGCTGAAGGAGACGCACCACGACTACCTGGGGGTGGGGGTCCAGGTGCTCCTGGCCAACTGCAACCCCTCCATCCGCCGGCAGCTCCGGGAGGGAGGCTGGGCCGGCCAGGCAGGCACTGGGGGCCAGCTGCCCTTCCACAGCATCCACGATGCCGTGCAGTTTGCTGAGCGCTGCCACcgcggggacagcagggacgcACAGGCTGCTCTCCCCGAGCCCGGAGATGTGAACTTGCAGGTGTCTTTGTAG